In a single window of the Burkholderia pyrrocinia genome:
- a CDS encoding cysteine synthase family protein, whose product MNVRFLGEQATITLPAIVSKVSDLIGRTPLFELIRGANGARILLKLESTNPTGSAKIRMARQMLDEAEQDGSLRPAGRVIESTSGNTGMGLALLSAERGYRFTAVVDCHASKDKLRAMQAFGAELVYVSEGEALATVDREALAERMAADDPDSIWTEQHNNPANGNGYRELAHELREILGDRIDFLVGSVGTGGSLFGTARELLATGSAPRVVGVEPVGSIAFGGEGGSYYQSGTGTPPGAEIGALVDYALLDEGVKVTDAAAFNTARYIARKKSLLVGGSAGGVIWHALKMLDSLPADSTLVVLVCDGGEKYLDTVFNDEWMRERNLLDESVARELEPIFSRAV is encoded by the coding sequence ATGAATGTACGTTTTCTCGGTGAACAAGCCACGATTACCCTGCCCGCGATCGTGTCGAAAGTATCGGATCTTATCGGCCGCACGCCGCTGTTCGAATTGATTCGCGGCGCCAACGGAGCGCGCATCCTGCTCAAGCTGGAATCGACGAATCCGACCGGCAGCGCAAAGATTCGGATGGCAAGGCAGATGCTTGACGAAGCGGAGCAGGACGGAAGCCTGCGGCCGGCCGGACGCGTGATCGAATCGACCTCCGGCAACACGGGTATGGGCCTGGCGCTATTGTCGGCTGAGCGCGGTTACCGATTTACCGCAGTCGTGGACTGCCACGCGTCGAAAGACAAGCTGCGCGCGATGCAGGCGTTCGGCGCGGAACTCGTCTACGTGAGCGAGGGTGAAGCACTCGCGACGGTGGACCGGGAGGCGCTTGCGGAGCGAATGGCCGCCGACGACCCGGACAGCATCTGGACCGAGCAGCATAACAATCCGGCGAATGGCAACGGCTATCGCGAGCTGGCACACGAGTTGCGCGAAATTCTCGGAGACCGAATCGACTTCCTGGTCGGTTCGGTCGGCACGGGCGGCTCGCTTTTCGGCACTGCGCGCGAACTGCTCGCGACGGGCTCCGCGCCACGTGTCGTCGGTGTCGAACCGGTCGGCTCGATCGCATTCGGCGGCGAAGGCGGATCCTATTATCAGTCCGGCACCGGGACACCGCCTGGCGCCGAGATTGGTGCATTGGTCGACTACGCGCTGCTCGACGAAGGGGTCAAGGTGACGGACGCGGCCGCATTCAATACCGCCCGCTACATCGCACGCAAGAAATCGCTGCTCGTCGGCGGCTCGGCAGGCGGCGTTATCTGGCATGCACTGAAGATGCTCGATTCGTTGCCGGCCGATTCGACGCTTGTCGTCCTGGTATGCGACGGCGGCGAGAAGTATCTCGACACGGTGTTCAACGACGAGTGGATGCGCGAGCGAAATCTGCTCGACGAGTCCGTCGCCCGCGAACTCGAACCTATCTTCTCCCGCGCCGTATGA
- a CDS encoding MATE family efflux transporter yields MLAAPLVLTQLAQVALTTTDIVMMGMLGPREIAAGGLALTIFNQFRTMGTGLVTGTGNLVAFANGQQAHAEILRLGRAGFALATLAALVFSLLMLCIEMPLVWLGQDPDVARQASFYLAAAAPGILPCLWFQALRQYTVGLRKPGPLLVITIVSIVVNAALDYALMFGRFGFPKLGLIGIACATSSVYLLSFIAFLTIAKRRPELAENLSLAVWRTDAEALARTWRMGLPIAATYGSEAAFFTVLTLVIGTLGTDALAAQTIVNQVIYIVFMISVGLSHASSISISHACAQHDYRGARRLGYTGLGLGVGAMLIVALPYLVTPTRVLAPFLDNSVAASAEVLRLAGGLLTIAALLQIFDCSQNIGVGILRGLGDVTSSFRISIVGYWMIGLPVAWAAGVLLGYGIYGIWSGLAIGLAATASMLLHKFEGRLRVLTKHARTEHSRTS; encoded by the coding sequence TTGCTCGCTGCTCCTCTTGTTCTCACGCAGCTCGCCCAGGTGGCGCTGACGACGACCGACATTGTAATGATGGGCATGCTTGGGCCTCGCGAGATTGCCGCCGGTGGTCTCGCACTGACGATCTTCAATCAGTTTCGGACGATGGGGACCGGGCTCGTGACGGGGACCGGCAACCTGGTCGCGTTCGCCAACGGCCAGCAAGCTCACGCGGAAATCCTGCGGCTGGGGCGCGCCGGTTTTGCGCTGGCGACGCTTGCGGCACTGGTGTTTTCGCTACTGATGCTGTGTATCGAAATGCCGCTCGTCTGGCTCGGACAAGATCCTGATGTTGCAAGGCAAGCTTCGTTCTATCTTGCGGCAGCCGCACCCGGTATATTGCCGTGCCTGTGGTTCCAGGCGCTTCGGCAATATACCGTCGGCTTGCGCAAGCCAGGGCCGCTACTGGTGATCACGATCGTTTCGATCGTTGTCAACGCAGCGCTCGACTACGCATTGATGTTCGGCCGGTTCGGATTCCCCAAGCTCGGTTTGATTGGCATTGCCTGCGCAACCAGCAGCGTGTACCTGCTCTCTTTCATTGCGTTTCTCACGATCGCAAAGCGCCGGCCGGAACTGGCCGAGAACCTGTCGCTTGCTGTCTGGCGCACGGACGCCGAAGCATTGGCGCGAACGTGGCGAATGGGGCTGCCGATCGCGGCCACGTATGGGTCGGAAGCGGCGTTCTTCACTGTCCTGACGCTCGTGATCGGAACGCTCGGTACCGATGCGCTCGCCGCCCAGACGATCGTCAATCAGGTGATTTACATCGTATTCATGATTTCGGTCGGGTTGTCTCATGCATCATCGATCAGCATCAGCCACGCGTGCGCGCAGCACGACTATCGCGGCGCCCGGCGGCTCGGTTATACCGGACTCGGGCTTGGCGTCGGGGCCATGCTGATCGTTGCGCTGCCGTATCTCGTCACACCGACCCGCGTGCTTGCGCCATTCCTCGACAACAGCGTTGCCGCGAGTGCGGAAGTCCTGCGGCTCGCGGGAGGACTGCTGACGATCGCGGCGCTGCTGCAGATCTTCGATTGCAGCCAGAACATCGGTGTCGGCATTTTGCGGGGCCTCGGCGACGTGACAAGCTCGTTCCGTATCTCGATCGTCGGGTACTGGATGATCGGTCTGCCTGTCGCATGGGCGGCCGGTGTGCTGCTGGGGTATGGCATCTACGGAATCTGGAGCGGACTCGCGATCGGGCTTGCCGCCACGGCGTCGATGCTGCTTCACAAGTTCGAGGGCCGCCTTCGAGTGCTGACGAAACATGCACGCACGGAGCATTCGCGAACAAGCTGA
- a CDS encoding helix-turn-helix domain-containing protein, protein METFSRIIGEIHRPNGLTDGMDQLAEKIGRVIPFDKCLILHVGSGDTASHGLIYRYGLAKDVAGTRRGLTLFGATIDIDQYLSCFTLSNRQDHTFHWHDLDAGLPQCDAFVNDLALYMRGKGIVACIGAPPGDSTATRTVLQLKCEDATLHSALLLTFIAMHLHTALIQKITGQNHRDAELRAVDLDRKPCEDSKGIQFTRKESDVIKWVVEGKTAWEIGRILSMSERTVKFHLTNVYEKLRVSNRAQAVAKVSRLGLI, encoded by the coding sequence TTGGAGACCTTTTCTCGCATCATCGGCGAGATTCATCGCCCCAACGGCTTGACCGACGGGATGGATCAACTCGCGGAAAAAATTGGACGGGTGATCCCGTTCGACAAGTGTTTGATTTTGCATGTCGGAAGCGGCGATACAGCTTCTCATGGTCTGATCTATCGCTATGGTTTGGCGAAGGACGTCGCCGGAACCCGGCGAGGCTTGACTCTGTTTGGCGCCACGATTGACATCGACCAATATTTGAGTTGCTTCACGCTGTCCAACCGTCAGGACCATACATTTCATTGGCACGATCTCGATGCCGGATTGCCGCAGTGCGATGCGTTTGTCAATGACCTTGCGTTATATATGCGGGGAAAGGGCATTGTCGCCTGCATCGGAGCGCCCCCGGGCGATTCGACGGCGACCCGGACCGTTCTGCAGCTGAAGTGTGAAGACGCGACATTGCACTCGGCGCTTCTTCTGACCTTCATTGCCATGCATTTACATACCGCGTTGATTCAAAAGATCACGGGACAGAACCATCGGGATGCGGAACTACGCGCGGTGGATCTCGACCGGAAACCCTGCGAGGACTCGAAGGGAATTCAGTTTACGAGAAAGGAATCCGACGTAATCAAGTGGGTAGTCGAAGGCAAGACCGCCTGGGAAATTGGCCGGATACTTTCCATGTCGGAAAGGACGGTCAAGTTCCATCTGACCAACGTGTACGAAAAACTGCGTGTTTCGAACCGGGCACAAGCGGTGGCGAAAGTCAGCCGTCTGGGATTGATCTAG